The Brasilonema sennae CENA114 genome includes a region encoding these proteins:
- the cysE gene encoding serine O-acetyltransferase, whose protein sequence is MLSTFVADFRIIFERDPAARNWLEVLFCYPGLQALMLHRLAHWLHIIHIPLIPRLISYIARFLTGVEIHPGATIGQGVFIDHGMGVVIGETAIVGNYSLIYQGVTLGGTGKECGKRHPTVGENVVVGAGAKVLGNIEIGNNVRIGAGSVVLRNVPADCTVVGVPGRILYRSGVRVNPLEHGSLPDAEAQVIRALVDRIEQLEQKIEQLQQPQQKVLVPFVNSSLSTPHTSNSHILKDEPSSQTHTYCLLQNKVIEEFLDGSGI, encoded by the coding sequence GTGTTATCTACATTTGTTGCTGACTTCCGCATCATCTTTGAACGCGACCCAGCTGCTCGTAACTGGTTGGAAGTGTTATTTTGCTACCCCGGTTTGCAAGCCCTAATGTTACATCGGCTGGCTCATTGGCTGCATATCATTCACATTCCCCTTATCCCTCGCTTGATTTCATACATAGCTCGATTTTTAACCGGAGTTGAAATCCACCCAGGTGCAACGATTGGTCAAGGTGTTTTTATTGATCACGGTATGGGTGTGGTGATTGGGGAAACGGCAATTGTAGGAAACTATAGCTTAATTTATCAAGGTGTGACCCTTGGTGGTACAGGTAAGGAATGCGGTAAGCGCCATCCGACTGTAGGAGAAAATGTTGTGGTAGGAGCCGGAGCCAAGGTGCTCGGTAATATCGAAATTGGCAACAATGTCCGCATTGGTGCTGGGTCAGTTGTCTTACGCAATGTGCCAGCAGATTGTACCGTAGTTGGTGTTCCAGGCAGAATACTATATCGTTCTGGCGTTCGAGTCAACCCCCTAGAACACGGAAGTTTACCAGATGCTGAAGCCCAAGTCATACGTGCTTTAGTGGATCGCATCGAGCAACTGGAACAAAAAATTGAACAGTTGCAACAACCACAGCAAAAAGTTTTAGTTCCTTTCGTTAACTCATCATTGTCAACACCTCACACCTCAAATTCCCACATATTAAAAGATGAGCCATCTTCACAAACTCACACTTATTGCCTTTTGCAAAATAAGGTGATAGAAGAGTTCCTGGATGGTTCTGGGATTTAA
- a CDS encoding DUF3352 domain-containing protein: protein MTQRSFFRVVAVGIMMLLLIGMTGCNGLSAKNSLTGIAPTGQSDAAIFVSKQAPVLVSMLVNPERLQAFERDGELSKLKTRLLANTGIDYQQEIKPWLGNEITLAVTSLDIDHDSENGQQPGYLMALATTQPEKSREFVQLLFSKRALAGANLATEEYKGVKLISDNQIPSTSSEKEQVKNQNSLAGAVVGNSFVLFANHPKVLREAINNVQVSDLNLTSSNKYQKATKQLSKEAQAVAFLNLPVVAKWQNLKSDAQTYDNQIISLVSNPKGLLAETAFLAKKETSPPAAQLSEPVGALEYIPASASLAVAGSNLSGLGESDLAQLWQQVTASLSASTEDVISKFLPVADVQKRSLINWREDIFNSVEGEFAIALLPRAEQTNPDWIFVAQKSEKTPTAISRLDQLASSEGLSLNSFTLNDQKISAWTQLKTAINKSSEAKERELFTIQANVVAARADIGNYQIFASSVETINAALTAKENPLVKNRDFQDSIAAIGEPNQGYVYIDWTKSQDILERQLPILKFVEVLGKPFFQNLRSLTLSSYGSDTELLKGGVFFQFLR from the coding sequence ATGACACAACGCTCATTTTTCAGAGTTGTAGCAGTGGGTATTATGATGCTGCTATTGATTGGTATGACTGGTTGTAACGGGTTATCCGCCAAAAATTCCCTAACCGGTATCGCTCCTACAGGACAGTCAGATGCCGCAATTTTCGTGTCTAAACAAGCACCAGTTCTGGTGTCGATGCTGGTGAATCCAGAACGCTTGCAGGCGTTTGAGCGTGATGGAGAACTGTCAAAATTGAAAACAAGATTACTCGCGAATACGGGTATAGATTACCAACAGGAAATTAAACCTTGGTTAGGAAACGAAATAACATTGGCTGTCACAAGCTTAGACATTGATCACGATTCTGAAAACGGACAGCAGCCAGGGTATCTAATGGCACTTGCAACCACTCAACCCGAGAAAAGCCGTGAATTTGTTCAGCTATTGTTTTCTAAGCGCGCTTTGGCTGGGGCAAATTTAGCAACTGAAGAATACAAGGGCGTGAAGCTAATTTCTGACAATCAGATTCCTTCAACGTCTTCTGAAAAGGAACAAGTCAAAAATCAAAATAGTCTTGCTGGTGCAGTTGTAGGTAATAGCTTTGTCTTGTTTGCCAATCATCCAAAAGTGCTGCGAGAGGCAATTAATAATGTACAGGTGTCCGATTTGAATTTAACCAGTTCCAACAAATACCAAAAAGCAACCAAACAACTGTCCAAAGAAGCACAGGCTGTTGCTTTTCTGAATCTCCCCGTAGTAGCAAAATGGCAGAACCTCAAATCTGATGCTCAAACTTATGACAACCAAATTATTTCCCTAGTATCAAATCCCAAAGGATTGCTCGCTGAAACTGCTTTTTTGGCAAAAAAAGAAACTTCACCCCCAGCTGCACAACTTTCTGAACCTGTGGGTGCGTTGGAGTATATCCCAGCTTCAGCAAGTTTAGCAGTAGCAGGATCAAATTTAAGCGGTTTGGGTGAGAGTGATTTAGCACAACTTTGGCAACAAGTGACAGCTAGCCTATCTGCTTCCACAGAAGATGTGATTTCTAAGTTCCTCCCGGTGGCAGATGTTCAAAAACGTTCGCTTATCAACTGGAGAGAAGATATTTTTAACTCGGTGGAAGGAGAATTCGCGATCGCATTGTTACCCCGCGCAGAGCAAACAAATCCCGATTGGATTTTTGTCGCCCAAAAATCCGAAAAGACACCCACAGCAATTTCCCGTTTGGATCAACTCGCCTCATCAGAAGGGCTTTCGCTGAATTCCTTCACCTTAAATGACCAAAAAATCTCTGCTTGGACACAGCTAAAAACTGCTATCAATAAATCTAGTGAAGCAAAAGAGCGAGAATTGTTCACAATTCAAGCAAACGTTGTAGCTGCACGTGCTGACATCGGAAATTACCAGATTTTTGCATCCTCTGTTGAGACAATCAATGCAGCTTTGACGGCTAAGGAGAACCCGTTAGTTAAGAATCGTGATTTCCAAGACAGTATCGCTGCGATTGGTGAACCGAACCAAGGCTACGTTTATATCGACTGGACAAAGAGTCAGGATATTTTAGAGCGTCAACTACCAATTCTGAAGTTTGTGGAAGTCCTGGGCAAGCCATTTTTCCAAAATTTGCGATCGCTCACCCTTAGTAGTTATGGTAGTGACACAGAATTGCTCAAAGGTGGCGTATTTTTTCAATTTTTACGTTAG
- a CDS encoding helix-turn-helix transcriptional regulator translates to MASTISVDDYYQLWYDNNKNIQQSDPSDSSDVSYICPPQFGRGYERCIELRDISLMIIDEQFHDDLIFESKSEEMYVDETEIGFHLAGNYNCLDAGKNFIYSDGFYGTDTKVVALGQKRLLKVDIHFKPHILSSFITNRTEQIPPELKRLLEPNKQGNRNHQVDTTTAAMRLPLEQILNCPFHGLTKQIYLEGKCLELVALKLEQLAQSNHESTKSTLLKPDDIERIYQAKNILIQKLDNPPTLIQLARLVGLNDYKLKIGFHQVFGTTAFGYLYQQRMEKARLLVLEGKMSVKEIARATGYQNQSYFSVAFRKRFGVNPKSYRFNDESKIGG, encoded by the coding sequence ATGGCGTCAACCATTTCTGTAGATGACTACTACCAACTTTGGTATGATAACAACAAAAATATTCAGCAAAGCGATCCAAGCGACAGTTCTGATGTCAGTTATATTTGTCCACCACAGTTTGGCAGAGGGTACGAGCGCTGCATTGAACTACGTGATATCAGCTTGATGATTATTGATGAGCAATTCCACGATGATTTGATTTTTGAAAGCAAATCTGAGGAAATGTATGTTGATGAAACGGAAATTGGTTTTCACCTGGCTGGAAATTACAACTGTCTCGATGCTGGCAAAAATTTCATTTATAGCGATGGTTTCTATGGTACTGATACCAAAGTTGTAGCTTTAGGACAGAAGCGGCTTCTCAAGGTTGATATTCATTTCAAACCTCATATATTGAGTAGTTTTATTACAAATAGGACAGAGCAAATTCCTCCAGAATTAAAAAGATTACTTGAGCCTAACAAACAAGGTAATCGTAATCATCAAGTCGATACTACCACTGCGGCGATGCGGTTGCCGCTAGAGCAAATTTTGAACTGTCCTTTTCATGGATTAACCAAACAAATTTATCTAGAAGGTAAATGTTTAGAGTTAGTTGCTTTGAAATTGGAACAATTAGCCCAGAGTAACCATGAGTCAACAAAATCGACTCTTCTCAAACCAGATGACATAGAACGCATATATCAAGCAAAAAACATTTTAATTCAAAAATTAGACAACCCCCCAACACTAATACAACTGGCGCGACTTGTTGGATTAAACGATTACAAACTCAAGATAGGATTTCATCAAGTTTTCGGTACAACTGCATTCGGCTATCTGTACCAGCAGCGAATGGAAAAAGCACGCTTACTGGTTTTAGAAGGGAAGATGAGCGTTAAAGAAATAGCGCGTGCGACTGGTTATCAAAACCAGAGTTATTTTAGTGTCGCTTTTCGGAAAAGATTCGGGGTTAATCCTAAATCTTATCGCTTTAACGATGAGTCAAAAATTGGTGGGTGA
- a CDS encoding RNA recognition motif domain-containing protein: protein MTIYVGNLSYRATEADLRVVFAEYGEVKRVVLPTDRETGRLRGFAFVDMSEDSQEDAAITALDGAEWMGRQLRVNKSKPREEERRGSWVKR from the coding sequence ATGACTATTTACGTTGGAAATCTCTCCTACCGCGCCACAGAAGCAGATTTAAGAGTAGTATTTGCAGAATATGGCGAGGTCAAAAGAGTTGTCTTACCTACTGACCGCGAAACTGGCCGCTTACGCGGTTTTGCGTTTGTAGACATGAGCGAAGACTCCCAAGAGGATGCAGCTATTACAGCACTAGATGGCGCTGAATGGATGGGTCGTCAACTCAGGGTTAATAAGTCTAAACCGCGCGAGGAGGAGCGACGAGGTAGTTGGGTTAAAAGATAA
- a CDS encoding Npun_F5749 family FMN-dependent PPOX-type flavoprotein, whose protein sequence is MNFELPIAPWRSPLGRALHRNRSQPYSRYFQLATVQTDGRPANRTVVFRGFLGDTNLLKIIVDTRSQKFDQILHQPWAEICWYFTITREQFRIAGQLSLIDANHPDSELQKARQQTWQDLSDNGRVQFAWPHPGKPRDDQEAFSSSVADPAHPPQNFCLLLLDPVQVDHLELRGDPQNRWCYLRDNSQNWSTTAINP, encoded by the coding sequence TTGAATTTTGAATTACCTATTGCTCCTTGGCGTTCTCCTCTTGGCCGTGCCCTTCATCGTAACCGTAGCCAGCCATACTCCCGCTACTTTCAACTTGCAACAGTCCAAACTGACGGACGCCCAGCTAATCGCACTGTTGTGTTTCGCGGCTTTCTAGGCGATACTAATTTGCTAAAAATTATCGTTGACACACGCAGCCAAAAATTCGACCAAATACTCCATCAACCTTGGGCAGAAATTTGCTGGTACTTTACTATTACTCGCGAACAGTTCCGCATTGCTGGACAATTGTCTCTCATCGACGCCAATCATCCTGACTCAGAACTGCAAAAAGCTCGTCAGCAAACGTGGCAAGACCTTTCAGACAATGGTCGTGTACAATTTGCTTGGCCCCATCCTGGAAAACCTAGAGATGATCAAGAAGCTTTCTCATCTTCTGTTGCTGATCCCGCTCATCCTCCACAAAACTTTTGCTTGTTATTGCTCGATCCCGTGCAAGTGGATCATTTAGAATTGCGTGGCGATCCCCAAAATCGTTGGTGTTATCTGAGAGATAATTCTCAGAATTGGTCTACAACTGCGATTAATCCGTAA
- a CDS encoding TonB-dependent siderophore receptor, with product MRKQPQSLIGLWLAGVVVFAQPAWGKERVKPIGQIQRVSEVDKTTTSTQRSNAPTEPALGDAKNQQSRLATNSGLVKPITDIRRVSEIERPARSAKMLVQSPTPQATPSSPVVQVSFVKANPTNRGLELVLQTSKAATLQLQNRTQVNSNTFIVDIPNAQLRAPGDRPFTFRSQKPIAGVTEITVTNFDANTIRVTVIGEASAPTVELYDSPKEGLIFSVSTAASIAQNSTPNQRQGQGSQQPQTQTQPTQPSAQGDEPIELVVTGEQDGYSASDATTATKTDTPLRDIPQSIQVIPQTVIKDQQITRITDAVSNVSGVTVQRDLDQSVDSYNIRGFTTQNFLIDGFYFPAYGSLDLSPYSIERVEVLKGPGSVLYGQLEPGGIVNYVTKKPLSEPYYSGEFVIGNYDFYNPSIDISGPLTEDKRLLYRLNAAYQSTGSFVDFVNGESFSISPTLTYKIGDATTLNLRYNYSNTDYLTYSGLPADPKSFNAPINRFLGEPNSDSKVHSENHLINLNFTHRFNKHLEFRSSFTTQLTNSNNPGIFRVRGLQDDGRTVNRDFAVDISDIEIYSLQNNFIADFNTGSIQHKLLFGVDWTKLNALQPGLRAGQAETPLSPGAVVAPIDLFNPIYGAPAPTVFDGFSGVDNAISGTFVETSAIYLQDQVTLLPNLKLLLGGRYDFVNNASTRQPIDQNFNTLGASTRDESYSEAFSPRIGIVYQPIEPLSLYASYSQSFVPNTGRNRNGGVFEPSRGTQYEAGIRAELLDRRLIANLAAYEITKTNVLTSDAQDQNFQIATGEVTSRGIEFDLAGKILPGWNIIASLFHNDAFVSKDESIPKGDRLTGAPRQGGSLWTTYEIQSGNLQGFGFGAGVFFAGSRDVVLPNTFKIPSYGRFDAAVFYRRDNWRVGINFKNLLDTKYYESTTFGDIRPAAPFTVLGTVSISF from the coding sequence ATGCGCAAACAACCCCAATCACTAATTGGTTTGTGGCTTGCTGGTGTAGTGGTTTTTGCTCAACCTGCGTGGGGGAAGGAGCGAGTTAAACCAATCGGACAGATTCAGCGAGTCAGTGAGGTTGACAAAACTACGACATCGACTCAGCGTAGCAATGCTCCTACTGAACCCGCTCTTGGCGATGCAAAGAATCAACAATCACGTCTAGCAACCAATTCCGGCTTGGTTAAACCGATAACAGACATTCGGCGAGTCAGTGAGATAGAACGTCCAGCTAGGAGTGCCAAAATGCTGGTGCAATCGCCAACCCCACAAGCGACACCAAGCTCACCAGTCGTGCAAGTCAGCTTCGTGAAGGCAAATCCCACGAACAGAGGTTTGGAACTAGTTTTACAAACTTCCAAAGCTGCTACGTTGCAACTGCAGAATCGCACTCAGGTAAATAGTAATACCTTCATCGTTGACATTCCAAATGCTCAACTGCGTGCACCAGGTGACAGACCCTTCACATTCCGCTCACAAAAACCAATTGCGGGTGTTACTGAGATAACGGTGACTAACTTTGATGCCAATACTATCCGAGTGACGGTGATAGGTGAAGCGAGTGCACCAACAGTTGAATTGTATGACAGTCCAAAAGAAGGTCTGATCTTCAGCGTGTCAACGGCTGCTTCCATTGCGCAAAACTCCACCCCAAACCAAAGGCAAGGGCAGGGATCACAACAGCCACAAACTCAGACACAGCCAACTCAACCATCAGCCCAGGGTGATGAACCGATTGAACTAGTGGTGACGGGTGAGCAGGACGGATATAGTGCCTCAGATGCAACAACTGCCACAAAGACAGACACTCCACTGCGTGATATTCCCCAGTCAATTCAAGTTATCCCGCAAACAGTTATTAAAGACCAACAAATCACACGCATTACCGATGCAGTCAGTAATGTGTCAGGTGTAACGGTTCAAAGAGATCTTGATCAGAGTGTAGACAGCTATAACATTCGCGGGTTTACAACGCAGAACTTCCTTATAGACGGGTTTTATTTTCCAGCATATGGATCACTCGATCTTTCGCCGTACAGCATTGAACGGGTTGAAGTGCTCAAGGGACCTGGTTCTGTGCTGTATGGTCAGCTTGAGCCAGGTGGCATCGTTAACTATGTCACCAAGAAGCCTTTGAGCGAACCCTACTATTCTGGTGAATTTGTGATCGGAAATTATGACTTCTATAACCCGTCGATTGATATTTCCGGTCCTTTAACTGAAGATAAACGACTGCTCTATCGCTTGAATGCGGCATACCAGAGTACTGGTAGCTTTGTCGATTTTGTCAACGGGGAGTCATTTTCTATTTCACCCACTTTGACCTACAAAATTGGGGATGCAACGACCTTAAACTTGAGGTACAACTACAGCAATACCGATTATCTCACTTATTCAGGACTACCAGCCGATCCAAAAAGTTTTAATGCTCCGATCAATCGATTCCTGGGAGAACCGAACAGTGATAGTAAAGTACATTCTGAAAACCACTTAATCAACTTAAACTTCACCCATCGCTTTAACAAGCATCTGGAGTTTCGTAGCAGCTTCACTACCCAACTTACTAATTCTAACAATCCAGGAATTTTTCGGGTTCGAGGCCTTCAGGATGATGGTCGTACTGTCAACAGAGACTTCGCCGTAGATATCTCCGATATTGAAATTTATTCACTGCAAAACAATTTCATTGCTGATTTCAACACAGGTTCTATTCAACATAAGTTACTGTTTGGCGTTGATTGGACAAAGCTGAACGCACTTCAACCAGGTTTGCGTGCAGGTCAAGCCGAGACACCCCTGTCTCCTGGAGCTGTTGTAGCTCCCATCGACTTGTTTAATCCAATCTATGGGGCACCTGCACCAACAGTGTTTGATGGTTTTAGCGGTGTTGATAACGCAATATCTGGTACTTTTGTCGAAACCTCTGCTATTTATCTGCAAGACCAAGTAACCCTGCTGCCCAATCTGAAGCTTTTACTGGGTGGCAGATATGACTTTGTGAATAATGCTAGCACCAGACAGCCAATCGATCAGAATTTCAATACGTTGGGTGCAAGCACACGGGATGAATCTTACAGTGAAGCTTTTTCGCCCCGGATTGGTATTGTCTACCAACCGATAGAACCGCTTTCTTTATATGCCAGCTACAGTCAGTCTTTTGTTCCTAATACTGGTCGTAATCGAAACGGAGGAGTTTTTGAACCCTCACGGGGAACTCAGTACGAAGCTGGGATCAGAGCCGAATTGCTCGATCGCCGCTTGATTGCCAACTTAGCTGCTTACGAGATTACCAAAACCAATGTGCTGACTAGCGATGCACAAGATCAGAATTTCCAGATCGCAACAGGTGAAGTCACCAGTCGAGGCATTGAATTTGATCTAGCTGGAAAAATTCTGCCTGGTTGGAATATCATTGCGTCCTTGTTCCACAACGATGCCTTTGTCAGTAAAGATGAGAGCATTCCTAAAGGAGACAGATTAACAGGTGCTCCCAGGCAGGGCGGCAGCTTATGGACAACTTATGAAATTCAATCCGGCAATTTACAAGGATTCGGATTTGGTGCAGGAGTCTTTTTTGCGGGTAGCCGCGATGTCGTTCTACCCAACACCTTTAAAATTCCCTCCTACGGAAGATTCGATGCTGCTGTGTTTTATCGCCGCGATAACTGGCGCGTGGGGATTAATTTCAAGAATCTCTTAGATACCAAGTATTACGAGTCAACGACGTTTGGTGATATTCGTCCGGCGGCACCGTTTACAGTACTGGGAACAGTTTCAATCAGTTTTTAA
- a CDS encoding rhodanese-like domain-containing protein, with protein sequence MMGKPSEPSITQINVEELAQRLSSGEPIQLVDVREPQEVAIAHIDGFVNLPLSQFPDWADQVNTRLDPHAETLVLCHHGIRSAQMCQWLTVQGFTNVKNVMGGIDAYSTLVDSSIPQY encoded by the coding sequence ATGATGGGCAAACCTTCCGAACCATCCATTACCCAAATTAACGTTGAAGAACTGGCACAACGCTTATCTTCAGGAGAGCCAATTCAGCTTGTGGACGTGCGTGAACCACAAGAGGTGGCGATCGCCCACATCGATGGCTTTGTCAATTTACCTTTGAGTCAGTTTCCTGACTGGGCAGATCAAGTCAACACCCGCTTAGATCCCCACGCTGAAACTCTTGTGCTGTGCCATCATGGCATTCGTTCTGCTCAGATGTGTCAGTGGTTAACTGTTCAAGGCTTTACAAATGTCAAAAATGTTATGGGTGGAATTGATGCTTACTCAACTCTGGTTGACTCTTCCATTCCCCAATACTAG
- a CDS encoding PepSY-associated TM helix domain-containing protein → MKSLKLRQIVFTLHCYLGFTVGLILIIVGLTGSLSVFGPEIDQLLIRQQFGQVIPTQEARLSIGSAFETVKAAYASQPELTGWIDTSGNSHSPYRFVLSTKDSNEIEVSLKPSAVLIV, encoded by the coding sequence ATGAAATCTCTCAAACTTCGCCAAATCGTCTTTACCCTACACTGCTATCTTGGTTTTACAGTTGGACTAATTCTTATTATTGTTGGTTTGACGGGTAGCCTGTCGGTGTTTGGACCCGAAATTGACCAGCTCCTAATCAGACAACAATTTGGGCAAGTCATTCCCACCCAAGAAGCGCGACTTTCCATTGGCTCAGCCTTTGAGACCGTTAAAGCCGCCTATGCATCGCAACCTGAACTCACTGGGTGGATTGACACATCTGGAAACTCCCACTCACCCTACAGATTTGTACTTTCCACCAAGGATAGTAATGAGATTGAGGTCTCCCTGAAACCAAGCGCGGTACTGATAGTTTAG